A single region of the Nomia melanderi isolate GNS246 chromosome 12, iyNomMela1, whole genome shotgun sequence genome encodes:
- the moody gene encoding G-protein coupled receptor moody, whose translation MDNTVFYLYRFARNATESAIIDGDISRFPKPLRTFAAVVAILIMIVGLAGNLLTIIALCKYPKVRNVAAAFIISLCVADFVFCLLVLPFDSIRFVNASWAEVRFLCVLVPFLRYGNVGVSLLSVAVITINRYIMIAHHGLYSKVYKKYWIAFMIVFCWIFSYGMQVPTLLGIWGRFDYDSNLETCSIVKDERGRTSKTFLFVMGFVIPCVVIVGCYTKIFWVVHRSESRMRKHTTPAIKSPHTPGRDTREIKQKRSEWRITKMVLAIFLSFVACYLPITIVKVADAEVKYPGFHVLGYLLLYFASCVNPIIYVIMNKQYRQAYAGVIGCSRIRAGLTPYGSSAPGHQHQQDYGQDYSKDFSKTMVSTVSIAMNPVRNPHFEEDS comes from the exons ATGGACAATACAGTCTTCTATTTGTACCGTTTTGCGAGAAACGCCACCGAAAGCGCAATCATCGATGGCGATATATCGAg ATTTCCAAAGCCGCTACGGACATTCGCGGCGGTGGTTGCCATTTTGATAATGATCGTCGGCCTCGCCGGAAATCTGCTGACCATCATCGCTCTCTGCAAGTATCCCAAAGTTCGCAATGTCGCGGCAGCATTTATTATAAG TTTATGTGTGGCAGACTTTGTGTTCTGTCTACTGGTATTGCCATTCGATTCAATTCGGTTCGTCAACGCTAGCTGGGCGGAAGTGCGGTTTCTGTGTGTCCTTGTGCCTTTTCTGAGATATGGAAACGTTGGCGTTAGCCTCCTCTCTGTCGCAGTCATAACCATCAATag GTACATCATGATAGCTCACCACGGCTTGTACAGCAAAGTGTACAAAAAGTACTGGATCGCTTTCATGATCGTGTTTTGTTGGATCTTCTCTTACGGAATGCAAGTACCCACTCTCTTAGGAATTTGGG GAAGATTCGACTACGATTCAAACCTCGAAACCTGCTCGATCGTTAAGGACGAAAGAGGTCGCACATCGAAGACATTCCTTTTCGTAATGGGTTTCGTAATACCATGCGTGGTGATCGTTGGATGTTACACAAAAATATTCTGGGTTGTGCAcag ATCCGAGTCGAGGATGCGGAAACACACGACACCAGCGATAAAATCACCTCACACACCTGGAAGGGATACCAGAGAAATCAAACAGAAGCGAAGCGAATGGCGGATCACGAAGATGGTACTCGCCATTTTCCTCAGTTTCGTAGCTTGTTACCTTCCAATTACAATCGTCAAAGTAGCCGACGCGGAGGTTAAATACCCAG GGTTCCACGTGCTGGGCTACCTGCTACTGTACTTCGCGTCCTGCGTGAATCCAATAATTTACGTGATCATGAACAAGCAGTACAGGCAAGCTTACGCAGGGGTGATCGGTTGTTCGCGGATAAGGGCGGGCCTGACGCCTTACGGGAGCAGCGCACCCGGCCACCAGCACCAACAGGACTATGGCCAAG